In one window of Candidatus Thermoplasmatota archaeon DNA:
- a CDS encoding MBL fold metallo-hydrolase gives MLSLKVLVDGYAKKIKHGWEGNSTATLLQNDDKHILVDPGLDDEILQKALKKEGLGKENTDYIFITHYHLDHILNIKLFSKAIIADGYYIYRGNKAIEHDGKPFGKNIEIMHTPGHTLEHSSLIVYAPKATYAVAGDLIWWPPEKGKDLIHLPDPFAYDMKDLVESRKKLLQKADFIIPGHGKMFKME, from the coding sequence ATGCTTTCCTTAAAAGTTCTGGTCGATGGGTATGCAAAAAAAATAAAACATGGATGGGAGGGAAACTCCACTGCCACTCTACTACAAAATGATGACAAGCATATTCTCGTGGATCCTGGCCTAGACGATGAAATTCTGCAGAAGGCATTAAAAAAAGAAGGACTGGGGAAAGAAAATACAGATTACATATTCATTACACATTATCATCTTGACCATATTTTGAATATTAAGTTATTTTCTAAAGCAATTATTGCCGACGGATATTATATTTATAGAGGTAATAAAGCAATAGAGCATGATGGCAAACCATTCGGAAAAAATATAGAAATTATGCACACTCCCGGGCATACGTTGGAGCATTCATCGTTGATTGTTTATGCCCCAAAAGCCACATATGCTGTTGCCGGAGATTTGATATGGTGGCCTCCAGAAAAAGGCAAAGATTTGATCCATCTGCCAGATCCGTTTGCCTATGACATGAAAGATCTGGTGGAGAGTAGAAAAAAGCTTTTACAAAAAGCAGATTTTATAATCCCGGGGCATGGAAAGATGTTTAAGATGGAGTGA